The proteins below are encoded in one region of Reichenbachiella sp. 5M10:
- a CDS encoding VOC family protein, whose translation MNLNQITISSTDVARSVVFYKQLGLQLIVDSAPRYVRFVCPAGDSTFSIHQEEQPAQYVGTTIYFECKDVDAEYKRLLSAGVQFATAPTDQEWLWREARLQDPDGHWIILYHAGDNRKNPPWRIN comes from the coding sequence ATGAACCTAAATCAAATCACAATCTCGTCCACAGATGTCGCTCGATCGGTAGTATTCTACAAACAACTGGGTTTGCAACTGATTGTCGATTCGGCTCCTCGCTATGTTCGCTTTGTATGCCCCGCGGGAGACAGTACGTTTTCGATTCATCAAGAGGAACAACCCGCTCAATATGTCGGCACTACGATCTACTTCGAGTGCAAAGATGTCGATGCGGAGTACAAACGATTACTCTCAGCAGGCGTGCAATTTGCCACAGCACCGACCGATCAAGAATGGCTATGGAGAGAAGCTCGACTCCAAGACCCAGATGGTCATTGGATCATTTTGTACCATGCCGGGGACAACCGCAAAAATCCACCGTGGAGAATCAATTAA
- a CDS encoding twin-arginine translocase TatA/TatE family subunit yields MIHSVLAFGMPGGWELVIIVLVIVLLFGAKKIPELAKGLGRGIREFKDASKEIKDEIEDGIKEDKK; encoded by the coding sequence ATGATACATTCAGTATTGGCATTTGGGATGCCTGGAGGTTGGGAACTAGTGATTATCGTGCTAGTAATCGTCCTATTGTTTGGAGCGAAAAAAATCCCTGAATTGGCGAAAGGTTTAGGGAGAGGTATCAGAGAGTTCAAGGACGCTTCGAAAGAGATCAAAGACGAAATAGAAGACGGTATCAAGGAAGATAAGAAATAA
- the gatA gene encoding Asp-tRNA(Asn)/Glu-tRNA(Gln) amidotransferase subunit GatA, with the protein MKSYHSLSQVRSDIASGTLTCIDLVKGYLSNIEQANPELNALTEVYDQEALAQAAVVQEKINSSKAGRLAGMVITIKDVYCHDGHSLQCGSKILENFKSQFTATSIQRLLDEDAIIIGRNNCDEFAMGSSNENSVFGPVKNAIGENKVPGGSSGGSAVAVQAEMCLVSIGSDTGGSVRQPASYCGVIGFKPSYGRISRHGLTAYASSFDCVGVLAQSVDDTALVLEVMSGADEYDHTVSHQRVPAYSKAPEWAEKFRVVSFDNINTHEALAPAVKKSVDQVFAKIESSGNTIHKMNFEYLKYVLPTYYILTTAEASANLSRFDGVRYGYRSEKAKDLDSMYKKTRTEGFGEEVIKRILLGTYVLSEGFYDAYYTKAQKVRRLIRDETKKLFADNDFIIMPTAPTPAFDLNSHDRDPIEMYLEDIFTVQASLAGLPSISLPNGTDENGMPIGIQVIGNSFEEEKLLSFSKYLQDHILET; encoded by the coding sequence TTGAAGAGTTATCATTCATTGTCTCAGGTCAGGTCTGACATAGCATCTGGGACCCTTACTTGCATAGATTTAGTCAAAGGTTATTTGTCCAATATCGAGCAAGCCAACCCAGAGCTCAATGCGTTGACAGAAGTCTACGATCAGGAAGCACTTGCACAAGCGGCTGTCGTGCAGGAAAAAATCAATAGCAGTAAGGCAGGGCGATTGGCAGGGATGGTGATTACCATCAAAGACGTCTACTGTCATGATGGTCATTCCCTACAGTGCGGTAGCAAAATCTTAGAAAACTTCAAGTCCCAGTTTACAGCTACTTCGATTCAGCGATTGTTAGATGAAGATGCGATCATTATTGGTCGCAACAATTGCGACGAATTTGCGATGGGTTCATCCAACGAAAATTCTGTTTTTGGTCCTGTCAAAAACGCAATAGGAGAAAATAAAGTGCCAGGGGGATCTTCTGGAGGTTCGGCAGTAGCGGTACAGGCAGAGATGTGTTTGGTGTCGATCGGGTCGGATACTGGGGGGTCAGTGCGACAACCGGCATCTTATTGTGGTGTGATTGGATTCAAACCGAGCTATGGGCGCATATCAAGGCATGGATTGACAGCTTATGCCAGTTCGTTTGATTGTGTCGGAGTGTTGGCTCAGTCAGTCGACGACACGGCACTTGTATTAGAAGTCATGTCTGGTGCCGATGAGTACGACCATACGGTGAGCCATCAGCGTGTACCTGCATATTCCAAAGCTCCCGAATGGGCCGAGAAATTCAGGGTGGTGTCGTTTGACAACATCAACACTCACGAGGCATTGGCTCCAGCTGTCAAGAAGTCGGTGGACCAAGTATTTGCTAAAATCGAATCGTCAGGCAATACCATACACAAGATGAATTTTGAGTACCTCAAGTATGTATTGCCAACCTACTATATCTTGACCACTGCGGAAGCCAGTGCCAATTTGTCTCGATTCGACGGGGTGAGATACGGTTATCGCAGTGAGAAGGCCAAGGATCTCGACTCGATGTACAAAAAGACACGGACGGAAGGTTTTGGAGAAGAAGTCATCAAGCGAATATTACTGGGGACTTACGTCCTCAGTGAGGGTTTTTACGATGCGTATTATACCAAAGCGCAGAAGGTACGTAGATTGATTCGCGATGAAACCAAAAAGCTCTTTGCCGACAATGATTTCATTATTATGCCGACGGCTCCTACGCCGGCTTTTGACTTGAATAGCCACGATAGAGACCCTATAGAGATGTATTTGGAGGATATATTCACTGTACAGGCTTCTTTGGCCGGTTTGCCTTCGATTTCTTTGCCGAATGGCACGGACGAAAACGGAATGCCTATCGGAATTCAAGTAATTGGGAATTCGTTTGAAGAAGAGAAATTATTATCTTTCTCTAAATATTTGCAAGACCATATATTAGAAACATAG
- a CDS encoding lytic transglycosylase domain-containing protein has product MKGRRYITIFCLIGFWSTSNAQENGVDALPDISYELVEDRMSCLQKELPLVFNEKVFSFIDYFTVRNREYTKGVLSRTNFYFPIFEKELAERGMPDELKYLAIIESGLNPNAVSRVGAGGLWQFMPATGQHYKLDQSWYIDERMNPWESTAAAVRYLGVLYSMFDDWELALAAYNTGPGNVRKAIRRSGYKKSFWDVYNYLPRETRSYVPQLVAMIYVVNYAEEHNLVDLDSDQQYLMAYDTVHVSDYVHLETFATQASMCLDELLRLNPQVIRGAIPEGTKNYPLKVPVDLVDSIRLHKVALLDTASKVGRKELEYMARNTPGSTYGRERQVYRVRSGDVLGSIAERYHVRVSDIKRWNNLNSNMIRVGQRLNIYVMPYYNQSTKDAYAAQPTSTPSTEQKTVPGGKYHLVQSGDSLWSISKQYDDLSIEKLKKLNNLTTSSIKPGQKLLINM; this is encoded by the coding sequence ATGAAGGGTAGACGCTACATAACGATTTTCTGTTTGATCGGTTTTTGGAGTACATCCAATGCACAGGAAAACGGCGTGGATGCCTTGCCCGATATCAGCTACGAGCTCGTCGAAGATCGTATGTCATGCCTCCAAAAGGAGTTGCCTCTCGTGTTCAACGAAAAGGTGTTTTCATTCATAGATTATTTCACTGTTCGCAACAGAGAGTATACCAAGGGAGTGTTGTCGAGGACAAATTTTTACTTCCCCATCTTTGAGAAGGAACTAGCAGAACGCGGCATGCCTGATGAGCTGAAATATCTGGCAATCATAGAGTCGGGACTCAATCCCAATGCTGTGTCTAGAGTAGGGGCAGGAGGTTTATGGCAGTTTATGCCAGCGACGGGGCAGCACTACAAGTTGGATCAGTCCTGGTACATTGATGAGCGCATGAATCCGTGGGAATCTACTGCAGCAGCGGTGCGCTACCTGGGTGTATTGTACAGCATGTTTGACGATTGGGAGCTGGCCTTGGCTGCTTACAATACTGGCCCCGGCAATGTGCGCAAAGCCATTCGTCGATCCGGATATAAGAAAAGCTTTTGGGATGTGTACAACTATTTGCCTCGTGAGACGAGATCGTATGTGCCACAGCTGGTAGCGATGATATATGTAGTCAACTATGCGGAGGAACACAATCTAGTAGATTTGGATTCGGATCAGCAATACCTGATGGCATATGACACAGTGCATGTCAGTGATTATGTGCATCTCGAGACTTTTGCAACGCAAGCTAGCATGTGTTTAGATGAGTTGCTACGACTCAATCCACAAGTGATCCGTGGAGCGATCCCAGAGGGTACAAAAAACTACCCTCTGAAAGTGCCAGTGGATCTAGTAGACTCGATACGTCTGCACAAAGTGGCTTTGCTCGATACAGCAAGCAAAGTAGGCCGCAAGGAGCTGGAATATATGGCACGAAATACGCCAGGGTCTACTTACGGTAGAGAGAGACAGGTGTATCGTGTACGCAGCGGGGATGTATTGGGGTCGATAGCAGAGCGGTATCACGTCCGAGTGTCAGACATCAAACGATGGAATAACCTGAATAGTAACATGATTCGAGTTGGTCAGCGACTGAATATCTACGTCATGCCTTACTACAACCAAAGTACAAAAGATGCTTATGCTGCACAGCCTACATCTACTCCCAGTACGGAGCAGAAAACAGTGCCTGGAGGCAAATATCACCTGGTCCAATCGGGAGACTCTCTTTGGAGTATCTCCAAACAATACGATGACCTCTCTATCGAAAAATTGAAAAAGCTCAACAACCTCACAACGTCTAGTATTAAACCTGGACAAAAGTTATTGATCAACATGTAA
- a CDS encoding DUF4837 family protein produces the protein MPKLVSSLFLLFSILLVVSCSDSKPKGNSTKQSDKTYLPKAAGEPNALLVVMDTTDWHTEIGGALRDVYSVYVPGLPQDEPYFKMRNINPLKFNSIIKRASNLIFVHTLDNSGRQSRQMEKYYSEESLSKIAQDSSLFMLPQKNAYAQGQDVLHLFGQTKEQLIAHIKANESMLRNHFVKVENDRMARKLFKVREKKIEQRLEEEYDFTMNIPYGFEVAKALKNFVWIRLLDTESEKDLFVYFQPFDSQDPFDDVLDFRETITSTYMRDIEKPELYMTLQDTLSVIKEVNFKGKYGKEARGLWKNSDISAGGPFISYVFVDENQKRLYYLEGYVYQPGDDKRVPMQEMEIILQTFTSSLSM, from the coding sequence ATGCCCAAGTTAGTGAGCTCTTTGTTTCTTCTTTTCTCGATACTACTTGTCGTGTCGTGCTCAGATTCCAAACCAAAGGGGAATAGCACCAAGCAGTCAGATAAAACCTATTTGCCTAAAGCAGCAGGAGAGCCCAATGCTCTGCTCGTAGTGATGGACACGACGGATTGGCATACCGAGATCGGGGGTGCCTTGCGGGATGTTTATTCTGTCTATGTACCAGGACTGCCGCAAGATGAGCCGTATTTCAAAATGCGCAATATCAATCCTCTTAAATTCAACAGCATCATCAAGCGTGCATCCAATTTGATTTTTGTTCACACTTTGGACAACAGCGGGCGTCAAAGTAGACAAATGGAAAAGTATTATTCAGAAGAGTCCCTCAGCAAAATAGCCCAAGATTCATCCCTGTTCATGCTGCCGCAAAAAAATGCCTATGCCCAAGGCCAAGACGTCTTACATCTCTTTGGCCAGACCAAAGAGCAATTGATTGCTCATATCAAGGCGAATGAGAGTATGTTGAGAAATCATTTTGTCAAGGTAGAGAATGATCGGATGGCACGAAAATTATTCAAAGTACGTGAAAAGAAAATAGAGCAACGATTGGAGGAGGAGTATGATTTTACCATGAACATTCCCTATGGGTTTGAAGTAGCCAAGGCACTGAAGAACTTTGTTTGGATTAGACTGTTAGACACGGAGTCTGAAAAAGACCTATTTGTGTATTTCCAACCTTTTGACAGTCAAGACCCATTTGACGATGTGTTGGATTTTAGAGAGACCATCACCTCGACGTACATGAGAGATATCGAAAAGCCCGAACTATACATGACGCTACAAGACACCTTGAGTGTTATCAAAGAAGTGAATTTCAAAGGGAAGTATGGCAAAGAGGCGAGAGGCCTCTGGAAGAACAGTGACATTTCCGCAGGTGGCCCTTTCATCAGCTATGTGTTTGTGGATGAAAACCAAAAGCGGTTGTACTATCTCGAAGGCTACGTCTATCAGCCCGGAGATGACAAACGTGTACCGATGCAAGAGATGGAAATTATACTGCAGACATTCACGTCAAGTTTAAGTATGTAA